A genomic segment from Gracilinanus agilis isolate LMUSP501 chromosome 1, AgileGrace, whole genome shotgun sequence encodes:
- the PLIN4 gene encoding perilipin-4, translating to MSTEEEGAVAAPNQKQEPKSKSQSLGNFLGSLPLFSSARSLFSSSSSKEARENIKSGPSSQQSSTVDVHHPRTPAKLEEKPPGNEMPEAKNIYSKVTEGKDTVTPGVTNMMDMTKGIVQGGLDSTMSLVSNTKNTVGKGVSDVMDTAKGATQAIASGTKGVIQSGFDTTKNIATGTKDTFCTGITGTVDVAKGVVQASLDTTKSVATGTKDTVFSGVTNAVNVAKGAIYGGVDTSKSVLSGTKDTVLTGVTSATKVAKGAILSGLDTTQNITTGTKDTVCSGLTGAMNMAKGAIQTGLDATQSIAAGTKDTVCTGVTSATSVAKGVVEGGLDTTKSVLGGTKDTVLTGFTGATKVAKGAIQSSLDTTQKIATGTKDTVLTGVTSATNVAKGVVQGGLDTTKSVLGGTKDTVVTGFTGATKVAKGAIQSGLDTTQKTATGTKDTVLTGVTGAMNVAKGAIQTGLDATQNIATGTKDTVLTGVTGATNVAKGVVQGGLDTTKSVLGGTKDTVLTGVTGATKVAKGAIQTGLDATQNIAAGTKDTVLTGVTGATNVAKGVVQGGLDTTKSVLGGTKDTVVTGFTGATKVAKGAIQSGLDTTQKIATGTKDTVLTGVTGAMNVAKGAIQTGLDATQNIAASTKDTVYTGITSATNVAKGVVQGGLDTTKSVLGGTKDTVMTGLTGATKVAKGTIQSGLDTTQKIATGTKDTILTGITSATNVAKGVVQGGLDTTKSVLGGTKDTVVTGFTGATKVAKGAIQSGLDTTQKIATGTKDTVLTGVTGATKVAKGAIQTGLDATQNITTGTKDTVYTGITSATNMAKGVVQGGLDTTKSVLGGTKDTVVTGFTGATKVAKGAIQSGLDTTQKIATGTRDTILTGVTGATKVAKGAIQTGLDATQNIAAGTKDTVCTGVTGATNVAKGVVQGGLDTTKSVLGGTKDTVLTGVTSATKIAKGAIETGLDATQNIATGTKDTVCTGVTSATNVAKGVVQGGLDTTKSVLGGTKDTIVAGFTGATKVAKGAIQSDLDTTQKIATGTKDTVLTGVTGTMNVAKGAIQSGLDTTQKIAASTKDTVCTGITSATNVAKGVVQGGLDTTKSVLGGTKDTVLTGVTSATKIVKGAIETGLDATQNIAAGTKDTVCTGVTSTTNVAKGIVQGGLDTTKSVLGGTKDTFMTGFTGATKVAKGAIQSGLDTTQKIATGTKDTVLTGVTGVMNMAKGAIQTGLDATQNIAAGTKDTVCTGVTGATNVAKGIVQGGLETTKLVLGGTKDTVYTGVTGTMNVAKGAIQSGLDTTQKIATGTKDTICTGVSGAVNVAKGVIQSGLDTAQNMATGTKDTVCTGITGTVNVTQNLIQGGLDNTKSFVTGTKDSVFRGVTDVEHVAKEAIQTGLDTTQLIPTVTKDAMSGGVSSAVDLTKEAPHGSLEIPKVAAKDTKGLASTMMDFDKGVTQEEANVPNSPGLSEKPSVNQMLIGSWKNPEHKSEEKLAVFLPMNEEELAQLAASGLGPKVLSLDQKNYFVELKNLPTSLRLRAYEHTLSKLQEIKRQTSEVFSELQETLRLIEEVKENIEKSQAQEVGLDCRQSQDSNQSELPESRLLPRARNLVQQLHASYKALGTCLQGLPSEFQQGIQRARYCVGELHGLLAIARTFWDLSTMELAQSRQSLNQTWLGLEGLMEGLAYMTPLTWLMGPFSLI from the exons ATGTCGACTGAAGAGGAAGGAGCAGTAGCTGCCCCAAACCAGAAACAAGAACCCAAGTCCAAGTCTCAG TCTCTAGGCAATTTTCTAGGAAGCTTGCCCCTCTTTAGCTCAGCCCGAAGCCTATTTTCTTCTAGTTCATCAAAAGAGGCTCGTGAGAACATCAAGTCAGGACCTAGCTCCCAACAGA GTTCTACTGTAGATGTGCACCACCCCAGAACCCCAGCCAAGTTGGAGGAAAAACCACCAGGAAAT GAAATGCCTGAGGCAAAGAACATATACTCAAAGGTGACAGAGGGAAAGGACACAGTCACTCCTGGGGTGACCAATATGATGGACATGACCAAAGGCATAGTTCAGGGTGGTCTGGACTCCACCATGTCACTTGTGAGCAACACCAAGAATACTGTGGGCAAAGGAGTCTCTGATGTTATGGACACAGCAAAAGGGGCAACCCAGGCTATTGCATCAGGCACCAAAGGTGTCATCCAGAGTGGCTTTGATACTACAAAAAACATAGCAACTGGCACAAAGGACACTTTCTGCACAGGAATCACTGGAACAGTGGATGTGGCCAAAGGAGTTGTTCAGGCAAGTCTAGACACCACAAAGTCTGTTGCAACTGGAACCAAGGACACTGTTTTCAGTGGAGTAACTAATGCTGTGAATGTGGCCAAAGGAGCTATCTATGGAGGTGTAGATACCTCAAAATCAGTCTTAAGTGGAACCAAGGACACTGTCTTGACTGGTGTCACTAGTGCCACAAAAGTGGCCAAAGGAGCCATCCTAAGTGGCTTGGACACCACCCAGAACATAACAACAGGCACTAAAGATACTGTTTGCAGTGGTCTGACTGGGGCTATGAATATGGCCAAAGGAGCTATCCAGACTGGCTTGGATGCTACACAAAGCATAGCAGCTGGCACCAAGGACACTGTCTGCACAGGTGTCACTAGTGCCACAAGTGTAGCCAAAGGAGTTGTCGAAGGAGGTCTGGACACCACAAAATCAGTTCTGGGTGGAACCAAGGATACTGTCTTGACTGGTTTCACTGGTGCCACAAAAGTAGCCAAGGGAGCTATCCAGAGTAGCCTGGACACCACCCAAAAAATAGCAACTGGCACTAAGGACACTGTCTTGACTGGAGTCACTAGTGCCACAAATGTGGCCAAAGGAGTTGTCCAAGGAGGTCTGGACACCACAAAATCGGTTTTAGGGGGAACCAAGGACACTGTAGTGACTGGTTTCACTGGTGCCACAAAAGTAGCCAAGGGAGCTATCCAGAGTGGCCTAGACACCACCCAAAAAACAGCAACTGGCACTAAGGACACTGTCTTGACTGGAGTCACTGGTGCCATGAATGTGGCCAAAGGAGCTATCCAGACTGGCTTGGATGCTACACAAAACATAGCAACTGGCACTAAGGACACTGTCTTGACTGGAGTCACTGGTGCCACAAATGTGGCCAAAGGAGTTGTCCAAGGAGGTCTGGACACCACAAAATCAGTTCTAGGCGGAACCAAGGATACTGTCCTGACTGGAGTCACTGGTGCCACAAAAGTAGCCAAGGGAGCAATCCAGACTGGCTTGGATGCTACACAGAACATAGCAGCTGGCACTAAGGACACTGTCTTGACTGGAGTCACTGGTGCCACAAATGTGGCCAAAGGAGTTGTCCAAGGAGGTCTGGACACCACAAAATCAGTTCTAGGTGGAACCAAGGATACTGTTGTGACTGGTTTCACTGGTGCCACAAAAGTAGCCAAGGGAGCTATCCAGAGTGGCCTGGATACCACCCAAAAAATAGCAACTGGCACTAAGGACACTGTCTTGACTGGAGTCACTGGTGCCATGAATGTGGCCAAAGGAGCCATCCAGACGGGCTTGGATGCTACACAAAATATAGCAGCTAGCACTAAGGACACTGTCTACACTGGTATCACTAGTGCCACAAATGTGGCCAAAGGAGTTGTCCAAGGAGGTCTGGACACAACAAAATCAGTTTTAGGGGGAACCAAGGACACTGTCATGACTGGTCTCACTGGTGCCACAAAAGTAGCCAAGGGAACTATCCAGAGTGGCCTGGACACTACCCAAAAAATAGCAACTGGCACTAAGGACACCATCTTGACTGGTATCACTAGTGCCACAAATGTGGCCAAAGGAGTTGTCCAAGGAGGTCTGGACACCACAAAATCGGTTTTAGGGGGAACCAAGGACACTGTCGTGACTGGTTTCACTGGTGCCACAAAAGTAGCCAAGGGAGCTATCCAGAGTGGCCTGGACACTACCCAAAAAATAGCAACTGGCACTAAGGACACTGTCTTGACTGGAGTCACTGGTGCCACAAAAGTAGCCAAGGGAGCTATCCAAACTGGCTTGGATGCTACACAGAACATAACAACTGGCACTAAGGACACTGTCTACACTGGTATCACTAGTGCCACAAATATGGCCAAAGGAGTTGTCCAAGGAGGTCTGGACACCACAAAATCGGTTTTAGGGGGAACCAAGGACACTGTCGTGACTGGTTTCACTGGTGCCACAAAAGTAGCCAAGGGAGCTATCCAGAGTGGCCTGGACACTACCCAAAAAATAGCAACTGGCACTAGGGACACCATCTTGACTGGAGTCACTGGTGCCACAAAAGTAGCCAAGGGAGCTATCCAGACTGGCTTGGATGCTACACAGAACATAGCAGCTGGCACTAAGGACACTGTCTGCACCGGTGTCACTGGTGCCACAAATGTAGCCAAAGGAGTTGTCCAAGGAGGTCTGGACACCACAAAATCAGTTCTAGGTGGAACCAAGGACACTGTCTTGACTGGAGTCACTAGTGCCACAAAAATAGCCAAAGGAGCTATCGAGACTGGCTTGGATGCCACACAGAACATAGCAACTGGCACTAAGGACACTGTCTGTACTGGTGTCACTAGTGCCACAAATGTGGCCAAAGGAGTTGTCCAAGGAGGCCTGGACACCACAAAATCAGTTTTAGGTGGAACCAAGGACACTATCGTGGCTGGTTTCACTGGTGCCACAAAGGTAGCCAAGGGAGCCATCCAGAGTGACCTGGACACTACCCAAAAAATAGCAACTGGCACTAAGGACACTGTCTTGACTGGAGTCACTGGCACCATGAATGTAGCCAAAGGAGCCATCCAGAGTGGCCTAGACACTACCCAAAAAATAGCAGCTAGCACTAAGGACACTGTCTGCACTGGTATCACTAGTGCCACAAATGTAGCCAAAGGAGTTGTCCAAGGAGGTCTGGACACCACAAAATCAGTTCTAGGTGGAACCAAGGACACTGTCTTGACTGGAGTCACTAGTGCCACAAAAATAGTCAAAGGAGCTATCGAGACTGGCTTAGATGCGACACAAAACATAGCAGCTGGCACTAAGGACACTGTCTGCACTGGTGTCACTAGTACCACAAATGTGGCCAAAGGAATTGTCCAAGGAGGTCTGGACACCACAAAATCAGTTCTAGGTGGAACCAAGGACACTTTCATGACTGGTTTCACTGGTGCCACAAAAGTAGCCAAGGGAGCCATCCAGAGTGGCCTGGACACCACCCAAAAAATAGCAACTGGCACTAAGGACACTGTCTTGACTGGAGTCACTGGCGTCATGAATATGGCCAAAGGAGCTATCCAGACTGGCTTGGATGCTACACAGAACATAGCAGCTGGCACTAAGGACACTGTCTGCACCGGTGTCACTGGTGCCACAAATGTGGCCAAAGGAATTGTCCAAGGAGGTCTGGAAACCACAAAATTGGTTTTAGGTGGAACCAAAGACACTGTTTATACTGGAGTCACTGGTACTATGAATGTGGCCAAAGGAGCTATCCAGAGTGGTTTGGACACCACTCAAAAAATAGCAACTGGCACTAAGGACACTATCTGTACTGGAGTCTCTGGTGCAGTGAATGTGGCCAAAGGAGTCATCCAGAGTGGTTTAGATACTGCACAAAACATGGCAACTGGCACTAAAGATACTGTTTGTACTGGAATCACTGGTACAGTGAATGTGACTCAAAATCTTATCCAGGGAGGTCTAGACAACACAAAATCTTTTGTGACTGGAACCAAGGACTCTGTCTTCCGTGGTGTGACTGATGTAGAACATGTGGCCAAAGAAGCCATTCAGACTGGATTAGACACTACCCAATTAATCCCTACTGTCACCAAAGACGCTATGTCTGGAGGAGTCTCCAGTGCAGTGGACCTGACTAAAGAAGCTCCTCATGGAAGTCTGGAAATCCCCAAGGTAGCTGCAAAAGACACCAAAGGCCTGGCCTCCACTATGATGGATTTTGATAAAGGGGTCACCCAGGAAGAAGCAAATGTACCTAACAGCCCTGGCCTAAGTGAAAAGCCCAGTGTCAACCAAATGCTAATAGGCAGCTGGAAAAACCCAGAGCACAAATCAGAGGAGAAGTTGGCTGTCTTCCTCCCCATGAATGAAGAAGAACTAG CTCAGCTGGCTGCCTCTGGTCTGGGGCCAAAGGTGTTATCCTTAGACCAGAAGAACTATTTTGTGGAACTGAAAAACTTGCCCACCAGTCTGCGCCTTCGGGCCTATGAGCACACCCTAAGCAAACTGCAGGAGATCAAGAGACAGACCTCGGAGGTCTTTTCTGAGCTGCAAGAGACCCTCAGACTG ATTGAAGAGGTCAAAGAGAACATAGAGAAGAGCCAAGCCCAGGAAGTGGGGCTGGACTGCAGGCAGTCCCAGGACTCTAACCAAAGTGAG CTTCCAGAGTCCAGGCTTCTCCCCAGAGCTCGAAACCTAGTCCAACAACTGCATGCCAGCTACAAGGCCCTGGGCACCTGCCTCCAAGGCCTCCCCAGTGAGTTTCAGCAAGGGATTCAGCGGGCACGCTATTGTGTTGGAGAGCTTCATGGACTCCTTGCCATTGCTCGAACCTTTTGGGATTTGTCTACCATGGAGCTGGCCCAGAGTCGTCAGAGCCTGAACCAGACATGGCTGGGGCTAGAGGGGCTGATGGAGGGCCTGGCCTATATGACCCCACTCACCTGGCTGATGGGACCCTTCTCATTAATTTAA